In the Streptomyces sp. cg36 genome, one interval contains:
- a CDS encoding transposase domain-containing protein produces MGPPASGTARLLSLLIMTMALLLGRQGNGSFVLVSRLERLGLGILTRSCPPDLVDRVVGEAGSGEKRRRLLSARFTVYFVLGLCLFPRVDYP; encoded by the coding sequence ATGGGGCCCCCGGCCTCCGGGACGGCACGTCTGCTCTCCCTGTTGATCATGACAATGGCGTTGCTTTTGGGGCGCCAGGGCAATGGGTCGTTCGTGTTGGTGTCGCGTCTGGAGCGGCTGGGGTTGGGGATCTTGACCCGTTCGTGTCCGCCTGATCTGGTGGACCGGGTCGTAGGTGAGGCGGGATCCGGGGAGAAGCGCCGGCGCTTGCTGTCGGCTCGCTTTACGGTGTACTTCGTCCTGGGGCTGTGTCTGTTCCCGCGGGTCGACTATCCTTAA
- a CDS encoding TetR/AcrR family transcriptional regulator, with amino-acid sequence MSDTDSGSAPVGRRERKKAATRQAIADAALRLFLERGYDDVGIREIAEAADVSTTTLFKHFPVKEALVFDEDADREAHLLATVRERPKGQSIPAALREHALRSRMATTGSDAPFTAYLDLVNSTPALRDYSQAMWLRHTAALAQAIAEESGRPADDPRCTALAHFALEAPRAARGHEDPRQAITLAFDLLENGWQALAPAG; translated from the coding sequence ATGAGCGACACCGACAGCGGCTCCGCACCGGTGGGGCGCCGCGAGCGCAAGAAGGCCGCCACCCGCCAGGCCATCGCCGACGCCGCGCTACGGCTGTTCCTGGAGCGCGGCTACGACGACGTCGGCATCCGCGAGATCGCCGAAGCCGCCGATGTCTCCACCACCACGCTGTTCAAACACTTCCCGGTCAAGGAAGCTCTCGTCTTCGACGAGGACGCGGACCGGGAGGCGCACCTGCTCGCCACCGTGCGTGAACGCCCCAAAGGCCAGTCGATCCCCGCGGCACTGCGCGAGCACGCGCTGCGCTCTCGCATGGCCACAACAGGCAGCGACGCCCCGTTCACCGCCTACCTCGACCTCGTGAACAGCACACCGGCCCTGCGCGACTACTCACAGGCCATGTGGCTGCGCCACACCGCCGCCCTGGCCCAGGCCATCGCCGAGGAAAGCGGCCGACCTGCCGACGACCCCCGGTGCACCGCCCTGGCCCACTTCGCCCTCGAAGCACCCCGCGCGGCCCGCGGACACGAGGACCCCCGCCAAGCGATCACCCTCGCCTTCGATCTCCTTGAGAACGGCTGGCAGGCCCTCGCCCCCGCCGGATGA
- a CDS encoding DUF2267 domain-containing protein — translation MTLRREAFLDHVKERGEYGTAQEAERAARVVLALLGAHLVGDVRAQLAARLPEAFALILLNPLQSAEPLPPERFVRAAAAWIEGATEQTATWDVSAVLSTVADTADDLLGDILLQLPAGYDLLFGRPQPT, via the coding sequence ATGACACTTCGACGCGAAGCGTTCCTCGACCACGTCAAGGAACGCGGAGAATACGGCACCGCGCAGGAGGCCGAGCGCGCGGCCCGCGTGGTCCTGGCCCTGCTCGGCGCGCACCTGGTCGGCGACGTCCGCGCCCAGCTGGCGGCACGCCTGCCGGAGGCATTCGCCCTGATCCTGCTCAACCCGCTGCAGAGTGCCGAACCGCTGCCACCCGAGCGGTTCGTGAGGGCGGCCGCAGCCTGGATCGAGGGCGCCACCGAGCAGACCGCGACCTGGGACGTCAGCGCCGTACTGTCCACCGTCGCCGACACCGCCGACGACCTCCTGGGGGACATCCTGCTCCAGCTCCCCGCCGGCTACGACCTCCTCTTCGGCCGCCCCCAGCCCACCTGA
- a CDS encoding ferredoxin reductase, which produces MTSAALRSRAWKLLEMVTTPLLPSDYLDLVSPLRAGADLRGRIEAVHPETGDAATIVIRPGRGWRGHTAGQYVRIGVDVDGVRLWRAYSLTSPAKRQDGRVTITVKAIPDGKVSNHLVRRVKPGTLIQLDQATGDFVLPQAKPAKVLYLTAGSGITPVMGMLRDTEFDDAVMVHSAPQPHDVIFRNELHDLVAGKKLRLTELHTDTDGMLDLARLDELVPDWTERETWACGPAGLLDAAEKHWSEHGVPERLHTERFRPSIVVAGDGGEVTFSTTGKTVDADGATPLLDIGEEAGVLMPSGCRMGICFGCVSPLKAGAVRDLRTGEITEAEPGVLIQTCVSAAAGPCDIER; this is translated from the coding sequence ATGACGAGTGCAGCCCTCCGCAGCAGGGCGTGGAAACTGCTGGAGATGGTCACGACGCCGCTGCTGCCGTCGGACTACCTCGACCTGGTCAGCCCGCTGCGGGCGGGTGCTGACCTGCGGGGGCGCATCGAGGCCGTCCACCCTGAGACGGGTGACGCCGCGACCATCGTGATCAGGCCGGGACGGGGCTGGCGCGGCCACACGGCCGGTCAGTACGTGCGGATCGGGGTCGACGTCGACGGGGTGCGCCTGTGGCGTGCGTACTCGCTCACTTCGCCGGCAAAGCGCCAGGACGGCCGCGTCACGATCACCGTGAAGGCGATCCCGGACGGCAAAGTCAGCAACCACCTCGTTCGCCGGGTAAAGCCCGGCACACTGATCCAGCTCGACCAGGCGACCGGTGACTTCGTGCTGCCGCAGGCCAAGCCCGCCAAGGTGCTCTACCTGACGGCCGGCAGCGGCATCACGCCCGTGATGGGCATGCTGCGCGACACCGAATTCGACGACGCCGTCATGGTCCACTCCGCACCGCAGCCGCACGACGTGATCTTCCGCAACGAACTGCACGACCTGGTCGCGGGCAAGAAGCTGCGCCTGACCGAGCTGCACACCGACACGGACGGCATGCTCGACCTCGCACGCCTCGACGAACTCGTGCCCGACTGGACCGAGCGCGAGACCTGGGCGTGCGGGCCCGCGGGCCTGCTCGACGCCGCGGAGAAGCACTGGAGCGAGCACGGTGTCCCAGAGCGCCTGCACACCGAACGCTTCCGCCCCAGCATCGTCGTCGCCGGCGACGGCGGCGAGGTCACGTTCAGCACCACCGGCAAGACCGTCGACGCGGACGGCGCCACGCCATTGCTGGACATCGGCGAGGAGGCCGGCGTGCTCATGCCCTCCGGGTGCCGCATGGGCATCTGCTTCGGCTGCGTCTCGCCGCTCAAGGCGGGCGCCGTCCGCGATCTGCGCACCGGAGAGATCACCGAGGCCGAGCCGGGCGTCCTCATCCAGACCTGCGTGTCCGCCGCGGCGGGCCCCTGCGACATCGAACGGTAG
- a CDS encoding homoserine O-acetyltransferase, which translates to MNTVLATSEAPLPPASGAWREGDPPGRRQWHVQEKPLPLEAGGELPGVRLAFETWGRLAPDRSNAVLVLHALTGDSHVAGPAEPGHPTPGWWDGLIGAGLALDTDRWFVVAPNVLGGCQGSTGPASFTPDGRHWGGGFPFLTQRDQVAAEANLTDTLGIDRWALVVGGSMGGMRALEWAVSHPERTRALLLLATTAAASAEQIAWAHIQLHAIRSDPHWRGGDYHDAGPGLGPHAGLGLARRLAHVTYRSEPELQVRFGRAPQGAEDPWTSGRYQVESYLDHHAAKLVRRFDAGSYVTLAEAMNSHDIGRGRGGTRAALSRVTARTLVAGVDSDRLYPLSQQAELAAGIPAADRVRVVESPYGHDGFLIEVEQVAALVSELVG; encoded by the coding sequence CTGAACACCGTACTGGCGACCTCCGAGGCCCCCCTCCCCCCGGCCTCCGGGGCCTGGCGGGAGGGGGACCCCCCGGGGCGCCGCCAATGGCACGTACAGGAGAAACCGCTGCCACTGGAGGCCGGCGGTGAACTGCCCGGTGTGCGGCTCGCGTTCGAGACCTGGGGGCGACTGGCTCCGGACCGCTCCAATGCCGTCCTGGTGCTCCACGCGCTCACCGGTGACAGCCATGTCGCGGGACCGGCCGAACCCGGACACCCCACCCCCGGCTGGTGGGACGGGCTCATCGGGGCCGGTCTGGCACTGGATACCGACCGCTGGTTCGTCGTCGCTCCCAATGTGCTGGGCGGCTGCCAGGGCAGCACTGGACCGGCGTCCTTCACACCGGACGGACGCCACTGGGGTGGCGGCTTTCCTTTCCTGACACAGCGTGACCAGGTGGCGGCAGAGGCTAACCTGACCGACACGCTGGGCATCGACCGCTGGGCACTGGTCGTCGGCGGGTCGATGGGCGGAATGCGGGCGCTGGAATGGGCCGTGTCGCATCCGGAACGGACGCGGGCGCTGCTGCTGCTTGCCACAACGGCCGCGGCGAGCGCGGAGCAGATCGCCTGGGCGCACATCCAGCTCCATGCCATCCGCAGCGACCCTCACTGGCGCGGCGGCGACTACCACGACGCCGGCCCCGGGCTCGGCCCGCACGCGGGGCTCGGCCTGGCCCGTCGCCTCGCCCACGTCACCTACCGCAGCGAACCGGAACTCCAGGTGCGTTTCGGCCGCGCGCCGCAGGGGGCGGAGGACCCGTGGACGAGCGGCCGGTACCAGGTGGAGTCCTATCTCGACCACCACGCCGCCAAGCTCGTGCGCCGCTTCGACGCGGGCAGCTACGTCACGCTCGCAGAGGCCATGAACAGTCACGACATCGGTCGCGGCCGAGGCGGTACGCGCGCCGCCCTGAGCCGTGTGACAGCCAGAACCCTCGTCGCGGGCGTCGACTCGGACCGCCTCTATCCACTGTCCCAGCAAGCGGAGTTGGCAGCCGGAATCCCTGCAGCGGATCGCGTCCGGGTGGTCGAATCCCCGTACGGTCACGACGGCTTCCTCATCGAGGTGGAACAAGTCGCCGCACTCGTGAGCGAACTCGTCGGCTAG
- a CDS encoding type III effector protein, producing the protein MTAADRPSTADAHSPASFLAATAALGAIDDALRDAQHESPDAAGPGPEQALASLMLLRQVREQLAGWETGLIETARDAGASWADLAHPLGVASRQAAERRYLRGRPGASGTTGEQRVTATRQARAAERATASWARANAADLRRLAAQMTALAHLAPEARSAQAALHAALGAADAAELIAPLTGMRSYLDARHTGLVQSLEALEDRHTPTADDG; encoded by the coding sequence GTGACTGCAGCCGACCGGCCGTCCACGGCCGACGCCCACAGCCCCGCGTCCTTTCTCGCCGCCACAGCGGCCCTGGGCGCCATCGACGACGCCCTGCGCGATGCCCAGCACGAGAGCCCCGACGCCGCTGGTCCCGGTCCCGAGCAGGCACTGGCCTCCCTGATGCTGCTGCGGCAGGTCCGCGAGCAGCTCGCCGGATGGGAGACCGGCCTGATCGAGACCGCCCGCGACGCGGGCGCCAGCTGGGCCGACCTCGCCCACCCCCTCGGCGTCGCCAGCCGCCAGGCAGCCGAACGCCGCTACCTGCGCGGCCGCCCCGGCGCTTCGGGCACCACCGGCGAGCAGCGCGTGACGGCCACCCGCCAGGCCCGGGCCGCCGAACGCGCCACCGCCAGCTGGGCCCGCGCCAACGCCGCCGACCTGCGCCGCCTCGCCGCACAGATGACCGCACTCGCCCACCTCGCGCCCGAAGCACGCTCAGCCCAGGCGGCCCTGCATGCCGCTCTCGGCGCCGCCGACGCCGCCGAGCTCATCGCGCCCCTGACCGGCATGCGTTCCTACCTCGATGCCCGCCACACCGGCCTCGTCCAGTCCCTGGAGGCCCTCGAAGACCGGCACACGCCGACAGCCGACGATGGCTGA
- a CDS encoding helix-turn-helix domain-containing protein, with protein sequence MSHAMRRVSELALDERTVTALRGALTSTADEVVQAIIDEVPPYANALSGRMGATIRRAVRTALGHYLDLASGNATGGDASDAAYELGRGEVRDGRSMDALLSAYRVGARVAWRCLAAGAVPAGLPAAEVAKFAELTFAYIDELSAASAAGHADELAARGRAHERHLEHLARDLLAGASPDVLLASAQRAAWQPPRSLTAVLLPAAQARPAYRELDPSTLVLDDLPDATGVLLVPDADRSHLLRQLADRAAVVGPARPWARASASYARAVRARSLSRDIRDTEDHLPELVLSADADAFANLRARALAPLRTLPAATARRLEETLREWLLHQGRRDEVAAALFVHPQTVRYRMSQLRELFPDLASPQRILELTLAVGLRAG encoded by the coding sequence GTGAGCCATGCAATGCGGAGGGTCAGCGAACTGGCCCTGGATGAGAGGACGGTCACCGCGCTGCGTGGTGCGCTGACGTCCACCGCCGACGAGGTCGTCCAGGCGATCATCGACGAGGTCCCTCCCTACGCCAACGCCCTGTCGGGCCGCATGGGCGCCACCATCCGCCGGGCCGTCCGCACCGCCTTGGGGCACTACCTGGACCTCGCGAGCGGGAACGCCACCGGCGGCGACGCCAGTGACGCAGCCTACGAGCTGGGGCGCGGCGAGGTGCGCGACGGCCGTTCGATGGACGCCCTGCTCAGCGCCTACCGCGTCGGCGCCCGCGTGGCCTGGCGATGCCTGGCAGCGGGTGCCGTGCCCGCAGGTCTGCCCGCCGCCGAGGTCGCCAAGTTCGCCGAGCTGACCTTCGCCTACATCGACGAGCTCTCCGCCGCGAGCGCCGCCGGCCACGCCGACGAACTGGCCGCCCGGGGCAGGGCCCACGAGCGCCACCTCGAACACCTGGCCCGTGACCTCCTCGCGGGCGCCAGCCCGGATGTGCTGCTGGCCTCCGCTCAACGGGCCGCATGGCAGCCTCCGCGTTCACTGACCGCAGTCCTGCTGCCCGCCGCCCAGGCCCGGCCCGCCTACCGCGAGCTCGACCCGAGCACCCTCGTACTCGACGATCTCCCGGACGCCACCGGTGTGCTGCTCGTCCCCGACGCCGACCGGTCACATCTCTTGCGGCAGCTGGCCGACCGCGCCGCCGTGGTCGGCCCGGCCCGACCGTGGGCTCGTGCGTCCGCCTCGTACGCCCGAGCCGTACGCGCGCGCTCCCTATCCCGCGACATTCGCGACACCGAGGACCACCTGCCCGAGCTGGTCCTGAGCGCCGACGCGGACGCGTTCGCCAACCTTCGTGCCCGAGCCCTCGCACCGTTGCGGACTTTGCCTGCCGCGACCGCACGGCGGCTGGAGGAGACGTTGCGGGAGTGGCTGCTGCACCAGGGCAGGCGGGACGAGGTGGCGGCGGCGCTGTTCGTCCATCCCCAGACGGTCCGGTACCGGATGTCGCAACTGCGGGAGCTGTTTCCGGATCTCGCCTCTCCACAGCGGATCCTCGAACTGACGCTGGCGGTCGGCCTTCGGGCCGGTTGA
- the htpG gene encoding molecular chaperone HtpG produces the protein MSSSVETLEFQAETRQLLRLVIHSIYSNKDIFLRELISNASDALDKLRLESLTDSSIGETDTSDLHIWLEADKEARTLTVRDNGIGMSRDDVVQLIGTIAKSGTAELLQKIKESRDTATAESLIGQFGVGFYSAFMVADKVTLRTRRAGTSSGTQWESDGEGAYTIKEIDGLPVGTSVILHLKPADSEDGLADYLSESKIRQIVKQYSDFVRWPIRMATERTSTDGETTRHTDTLNSMKALWARPRSEVTEDEYHEFYQQISHDWMPPAQTIHMRAEGTFEYEALLFIPSQAPFDLFSRETKPGVQLYVKRVFIMDDCEALMPNYLRFVKGVVDAHDLSLNVSREILQHDRQIRGVRRRLVKKVLGALKDMQSNDVEHYEKVWAQFGRALKEGLIEDADNTQALLELVSAASTHDPDKTTTLREYVERMKDGQESIYYLTGETRAMVENSPHMEAFAAKGYEVLILTDPVDEVWVDQVPAFDGHPLQSIAKGQVDLETSADGEQETDADKAQREQDFAALLPWLATALSEQVKQVRLSSRLTTSAACIVGDAHDVTPTLEKMYRAMGQQLPTVKRILELNPKHPLITALRTAHATNADDPALAEIAELVYGSALLAEGGDLPDPARFTRLLTDRLTRAL, from the coding sequence ATGAGCAGCAGTGTCGAGACGCTGGAGTTCCAGGCCGAGACCCGCCAGTTGCTCCGCCTGGTGATTCACTCGATCTACTCGAACAAGGACATCTTCCTGCGCGAGCTGATCTCGAACGCCTCCGACGCACTGGACAAGCTGCGGCTGGAATCACTCACCGACTCCAGCATCGGCGAGACCGACACCAGCGACCTCCACATCTGGCTGGAAGCCGACAAGGAAGCCCGCACCCTGACCGTCCGTGACAACGGGATCGGCATGAGCCGGGACGACGTCGTGCAGCTGATCGGCACCATCGCCAAGTCCGGTACTGCCGAGCTGCTGCAGAAGATCAAGGAGTCCAGGGACACCGCCACCGCCGAGAGCCTGATCGGGCAGTTCGGCGTCGGCTTCTACTCGGCGTTCATGGTCGCCGACAAGGTCACCCTGCGCACCCGGCGGGCCGGAACCTCCTCCGGCACGCAGTGGGAGTCCGACGGCGAGGGCGCCTACACCATCAAGGAAATCGACGGCCTGCCCGTGGGCACCTCGGTCATCCTGCATCTCAAGCCCGCCGACAGCGAGGACGGCCTCGCCGACTACCTGTCCGAGTCGAAGATCCGCCAGATCGTCAAGCAGTACTCCGACTTCGTCCGCTGGCCGATCCGGATGGCCACCGAACGCACCAGCACTGACGGCGAGACCACGCGCCACACCGACACCCTCAACTCGATGAAGGCACTGTGGGCCCGGCCACGCAGCGAGGTGACCGAGGACGAATACCACGAGTTCTACCAGCAGATCAGCCACGACTGGATGCCCCCGGCCCAGACGATCCACATGCGCGCCGAAGGCACCTTCGAGTACGAGGCGCTGCTGTTCATCCCCTCACAGGCACCCTTCGACCTGTTCTCCCGCGAGACCAAGCCCGGCGTGCAGCTGTACGTCAAGCGAGTGTTCATCATGGACGACTGCGAAGCGCTCATGCCCAACTACCTGCGCTTCGTCAAGGGCGTCGTCGACGCCCACGACCTGTCACTGAACGTCTCCCGCGAGATCCTCCAGCACGACCGCCAGATCCGCGGCGTGCGCCGGCGCCTGGTGAAGAAGGTCCTCGGCGCCCTCAAGGACATGCAGTCCAACGACGTCGAGCACTACGAGAAGGTGTGGGCGCAGTTCGGCCGCGCGCTGAAGGAGGGCCTGATCGAGGACGCGGACAACACCCAGGCCCTGCTGGAGCTGGTATCGGCCGCCTCCACCCACGACCCGGACAAGACCACCACGCTGCGCGAGTACGTCGAGCGCATGAAGGACGGCCAGGAGAGCATCTACTACCTGACCGGCGAAACCCGCGCGATGGTGGAGAACTCCCCTCACATGGAAGCCTTCGCCGCCAAGGGATACGAGGTCCTGATCCTCACCGACCCCGTCGACGAGGTATGGGTGGACCAGGTCCCCGCCTTCGACGGGCACCCTCTGCAGTCCATCGCCAAGGGCCAGGTCGACCTCGAAACGTCCGCCGACGGCGAGCAGGAAACCGACGCCGACAAGGCCCAGCGCGAGCAGGACTTCGCCGCCCTGCTCCCCTGGCTGGCCACTGCCCTGTCCGAGCAGGTCAAGCAGGTCCGCCTGTCGTCCCGGCTGACGACCTCAGCGGCGTGCATCGTCGGCGACGCCCACGACGTGACACCGACCCTGGAGAAGATGTACCGGGCGATGGGACAGCAGCTGCCCACCGTCAAAAGGATCCTGGAACTCAACCCCAAGCACCCGCTGATCACCGCACTGCGCACGGCACACGCCACCAACGCCGACGACCCCGCCCTGGCGGAGATCGCCGAGCTGGTATACGGCAGCGCACTGCTCGCCGAAGGAGGCGACCTGCCCGACCCGGCCCGCTTCACCCGCCTGCTCACCGACCGCCTCACCCGAGCCCTGTAA
- a CDS encoding Hsp20/alpha crystallin family protein, translating into MLMRTDPFRELDRLAQQLMGPGTWSKPSAMPMDAYREGDDYVVAFDLPGVTADAIDIDVERNMLTVRAERRPVAKADDVQMELSERPLGVFSRQIVLADTLDTEHIKADYDGGVLTLRIPIAERAKPRKISIRDGSGRKEISG; encoded by the coding sequence ATGTTGATGCGCACTGATCCCTTCCGTGAGCTGGACCGGCTGGCACAGCAGCTGATGGGCCCGGGGACCTGGTCGAAGCCGTCGGCTATGCCGATGGATGCCTACCGCGAGGGCGACGACTACGTGGTGGCCTTCGACCTTCCCGGCGTCACCGCCGACGCCATCGACATCGATGTCGAACGGAACATGCTCACCGTCAGGGCCGAGCGGCGGCCGGTGGCGAAGGCCGACGACGTGCAGATGGAACTGTCCGAGCGGCCGCTGGGCGTCTTCTCCCGCCAGATCGTCCTCGCCGACACCCTCGACACCGAGCACATCAAGGCCGACTACGACGGGGGCGTTCTCACCCTGCGCATCCCGATCGCCGAGCGCGCCAAGCCCCGCAAGATCTCCATCCGTGACGGCTCCGGCCGCAAGGAGATCTCCGGCTGA
- a CDS encoding DUF2267 domain-containing protein — protein MITDVRVPLQHPQPYSTRYEQMLEKVRYEGAYPDRERADEAVRLVLAGLGRQLTGDERVDLAACLPLEAARCLTAQIPDPKPLGGWDFVKDLAARSGASLATTRWDTGSVLAAVNAHAGRHLITRILHQLPAGWALLFGQAELTPAA, from the coding sequence GTGATCACCGACGTGCGCGTACCCCTTCAGCACCCGCAGCCGTACTCCACGAGGTACGAGCAGATGCTGGAGAAGGTCCGCTACGAAGGCGCCTACCCCGACCGCGAGCGGGCAGACGAAGCCGTCCGCCTGGTCCTGGCAGGACTGGGACGCCAGCTGACCGGCGACGAACGCGTCGACCTGGCCGCCTGCCTGCCCCTGGAGGCCGCACGCTGCCTGACCGCCCAGATCCCCGACCCCAAGCCCCTGGGGGGCTGGGACTTCGTCAAGGACCTCGCCGCACGCTCCGGCGCCTCCCTGGCCACCACCCGCTGGGACACCGGCTCCGTCCTCGCCGCCGTCAACGCCCACGCCGGCCGCCACCTCATCACCCGCATCCTCCACCAGCTCCCCGCCGGCTGGGCGCTGCTCTTCGGCCAGGCCGAACTCACCCCCGCCGCATAG
- a CDS encoding bifunctional o-acetylhomoserine/o-acetylserine sulfhydrylase, which yields MSQPIDSVTAGHIPKDEPAGPDASAWSFETKQIHAGAAPDPTTGARAVPIYQTSSFVFRDTQHAADLFSLAEPGNIYTRIHNPTQDVFEQRIAALEGGVAAVALASGQAAETLAILTLASAGDHIVSSTSLYGGTYNLFRHTLPRFGIEVSFVDDPDDLEAWRAAIRPDTKALFAETLGNPRGNVLDVQAVADVAHAAGVPLIVDNTVPTPYLLRPVEHGADIVVHSATKFLGGHGTTIAGIVVDGGTFDFGAHTDRFPGFSEPDPSYHGLRYWPALGPGAFAVKLRVQLLRDIGPALSPHSAFLLLQGVETLSLRLERHSANAQALAEWLEQRDEVAAVHYPGLESNRWYEAGQRYLPRGAGAVLAFELRDGAEAGKRFVDAVELFSHLANIGDVRSLIIHPASTTHSQLDAAQLAATGASPGLVRLSVGIENLADLKADLEAGFRAAKSAS from the coding sequence ATGAGCCAGCCGATCGACTCCGTCACCGCCGGCCACATCCCCAAGGACGAACCAGCCGGCCCCGACGCCTCGGCCTGGTCGTTCGAGACCAAGCAGATCCACGCCGGCGCCGCGCCGGATCCCACGACTGGGGCGCGGGCGGTGCCGATCTACCAGACCAGCTCGTTTGTCTTCCGCGACACCCAGCACGCCGCCGACCTGTTCTCACTCGCCGAGCCGGGCAACATCTACACCCGTATCCACAACCCCACCCAGGACGTCTTCGAACAGCGGATCGCCGCCCTCGAAGGCGGGGTTGCCGCGGTGGCACTGGCCTCCGGGCAGGCCGCGGAGACCCTCGCCATCCTGACACTGGCGAGCGCGGGCGACCACATCGTCTCCAGCACGTCCCTGTACGGCGGCACCTACAACCTGTTCCGCCACACCCTGCCCAGGTTCGGCATCGAGGTGTCCTTCGTCGACGACCCGGACGACCTCGAAGCCTGGCGAGCGGCGATCCGGCCGGACACGAAGGCCCTGTTCGCCGAGACACTCGGCAATCCGCGCGGCAATGTGCTCGACGTACAGGCGGTGGCCGACGTCGCGCACGCGGCGGGCGTCCCGCTGATCGTGGACAACACCGTGCCCACCCCGTACCTGCTTCGGCCCGTCGAGCACGGCGCCGACATCGTCGTGCACTCCGCGACCAAGTTCCTCGGCGGCCACGGCACCACCATCGCCGGCATCGTCGTCGACGGCGGGACCTTCGACTTCGGCGCCCACACCGACCGGTTCCCCGGCTTCAGCGAACCTGACCCCAGCTACCACGGCCTGCGGTACTGGCCCGCGCTCGGCCCGGGTGCCTTCGCCGTCAAACTGCGCGTGCAGCTGCTCCGCGACATCGGGCCGGCCCTCTCTCCGCACTCGGCCTTCCTGCTGCTGCAGGGCGTGGAGACGCTCAGTCTGCGCCTCGAACGGCACTCCGCGAACGCCCAGGCTCTGGCCGAATGGCTGGAACAGCGTGACGAGGTCGCCGCCGTCCACTACCCCGGCCTGGAATCCAACCGGTGGTACGAGGCAGGGCAGCGCTACCTGCCGCGCGGCGCCGGCGCGGTCCTGGCCTTCGAGCTGAGGGACGGCGCCGAAGCGGGCAAGCGGTTCGTCGACGCTGTCGAGTTGTTCAGCCACCTTGCCAACATCGGCGACGTGCGCAGTCTCATCATCCATCCGGCGTCCACCACCCACAGCCAGCTTGACGCGGCCCAGCTGGCGGCGACCGGCGCCTCACCCGGCCTGGTCCGCCTGTCGGTCGGCATCGAAAACCTCGCCGACCTCAAGGCGGACCTGGAGGCAGGCTTCCGCGCGGCGAAGAGCGCGTCCTGA
- a CDS encoding thioredoxin family protein: protein MTKRVHRPREDAEFSFILGMSTVPVLAYFTGTWPKAIEPCRLMDLVVGGIAEEYMGRLTVVRADITRCPAATERYGITGAPSYVLLKEGEVVAQAAGPVTTAEAREFLDSHL from the coding sequence ATGACGAAGCGGGTTCACCGACCCCGTGAGGACGCCGAGTTCAGTTTCATCCTCGGGATGAGCACAGTACCCGTCCTCGCCTACTTCACCGGGACATGGCCCAAGGCGATCGAGCCCTGCCGGTTGATGGACCTCGTCGTGGGCGGCATCGCCGAGGAGTACATGGGTCGCCTGACGGTCGTCCGCGCCGACATCACCCGTTGTCCGGCCGCGACCGAGCGCTACGGAATCACCGGAGCCCCGTCCTACGTCCTGCTGAAGGAGGGCGAGGTGGTGGCGCAGGCCGCGGGGCCCGTGACCACCGCCGAGGCACGGGAGTTCCTGGACAGCCACCTCTGA